The following coding sequences lie in one Sulfuricella sp. genomic window:
- a CDS encoding P-II family nitrogen regulator encodes MKKIEAIIKPFKLDEVREALSEIGVTGLTVTEVKGFGRQKGHTELYRGAEYVVDFLPKVKIEVVVAAEQADAVLEAIVNAARTGKIGDGKIFVSAVEKVVRIRTGETDEAAI; translated from the coding sequence ATGAAAAAAATCGAAGCCATTATCAAGCCTTTTAAACTCGACGAAGTGCGCGAAGCCTTGTCAGAGATCGGCGTTACCGGACTGACTGTGACCGAGGTCAAGGGGTTTGGGCGCCAGAAGGGCCATACGGAACTTTACCGTGGTGCCGAGTATGTGGTGGACTTTTTGCCGAAGGTGAAAATCGAGGTGGTCGTTGCTGCTGAACAGGCGGATGCGGTGCTGGAGGCTATCGTCAATGCTGCGCGCACGGGCAAGATTGGTGACGGCAAGATATTTGTTTCAGCGGTAGAGAAAGTAGTGCGTATTCGCACGGGTGAAACCGACGAAGCTGCGATCTGA
- a CDS encoding outer membrane protein assembly factor BamD, with translation MKRILALILLALVAGCGLFPETQDETKGWSAQKLYSEAKSEMGDGNYTKAIKYFETLEARYPYGRYAQQSQLEVAYAYFKDNEPVSAIAACDRFIKLHPNHPNVDYAYYLKGLANFNEDLGLLGAIANQDLSERDPKAARDSFDAFKELVTRFPGSKYTPDATQRMNYLVNALASNEVHVARYYARRGAHVAAVNRAQAALQQYPQAPATEEALAIMVRSYDALALNELRDDARRVLVKNYPNSKYLGETTQDKKPWWKLW, from the coding sequence ATGAAGCGTATTTTAGCGTTAATTTTGCTGGCTCTGGTGGCCGGATGCGGTCTTTTCCCTGAAACCCAGGACGAAACCAAGGGCTGGTCAGCCCAGAAACTCTACTCGGAAGCCAAGAGCGAGATGGGTGATGGCAATTACACCAAGGCCATCAAGTATTTTGAAACGCTTGAAGCGCGCTATCCGTATGGCCGCTATGCCCAGCAGTCCCAACTTGAGGTGGCTTATGCCTATTTCAAGGACAACGAGCCGGTTTCAGCCATTGCCGCCTGCGATCGCTTCATCAAGCTGCACCCCAATCACCCCAATGTGGATTACGCCTACTACCTGAAAGGGCTGGCCAACTTCAACGAAGACCTGGGACTGCTGGGCGCCATCGCCAATCAGGATCTTTCTGAGCGCGACCCCAAGGCGGCCAGGGATTCATTCGATGCCTTCAAGGAACTGGTGACCCGTTTTCCCGGCAGCAAATATACGCCGGACGCGACTCAACGCATGAATTATCTGGTCAACGCACTGGCTTCGAATGAAGTGCACGTCGCACGCTACTATGCGCGGCGCGGCGCCCATGTGGCCGCGGTGAATCGCGCCCAGGCAGCTCTGCAACAATACCCTCAGGCCCCGGCTACTGAAGAAGCCCTGGCCATCATGGTCCGGTCTTATGATGCGCTTGCCCTGAACGAGCTGCGTGACGATGCTCGCAGGGTACTGGTCAAGAACTACCCCAACAGCAAATATCTTGGTGAAACGACCCAGGACAAAAAACCCTGGTGGAAGCTCTGGTAA
- a CDS encoding NAD+ synthase — protein MKIALAQINCTVGDLSGNAAKILDYAVRAREMGAQVLVTPELSLTGYPPEDLLLRDGFYGACDAALFELAQRIKDIAIVVGHPHLENGNRYNAASVLQSGKVVTTYHKQRLPNHSVFDEVRYFSPGTGGCTFEVDGVQFGINICADIWEEGAPVCASQAGAKVLLVLNASPYHMNKQISRYEAVRGRIGECGLPVVYVNLVGGQDELVFDGASFVMDANGNLVHQLPAFEEALRLVEFENALPQLGEIVPEHTLEENIYRALCLGVSDYVGKNGFPGVLLGLSGGIDSALVLVIAVDALGPERVRAVMMPSQFTADISLHDAEAMAGILGVQYSEISIKPVFDAFLSSLADEFDGLPFDTAEENIQARIRGTLLMALSNKFGAIVLTTGNKSEMAVGYATLYGDMAGGFAVLKDVPKLLVYRLARYRNQIGPAIPERIIVRAPSAELRQNQTDQDSLPPYEVLDVILEAYVEHDMCPHDIIAMGFDEHDVRRVIKLIDLSEYKRRQAPVGVRITPRGFGKDRRYPITSKYRPWKE, from the coding sequence ATGAAAATTGCTCTCGCCCAAATCAACTGCACAGTTGGTGACCTCAGCGGTAACGCCGCTAAAATCCTTGATTACGCCGTCCGCGCCAGAGAGATGGGCGCGCAAGTGCTTGTGACGCCCGAGTTGTCCCTCACGGGTTATCCGCCGGAAGACCTGCTGCTGCGCGATGGCTTCTATGGTGCTTGTGATGCGGCCCTGTTCGAGCTCGCTCAACGCATTAAGGATATTGCCATCGTGGTGGGACACCCGCATCTGGAGAACGGCAATCGTTACAACGCGGCTTCCGTGCTGCAATCCGGCAAGGTCGTGACGACTTATCACAAACAGCGGCTGCCGAATCACTCCGTTTTTGACGAGGTGCGTTATTTCTCTCCCGGCACCGGGGGCTGCACGTTCGAGGTTGATGGCGTGCAGTTTGGCATCAATATCTGTGCCGATATCTGGGAAGAGGGTGCTCCGGTATGTGCCAGCCAGGCTGGCGCCAAGGTGCTGCTGGTGCTGAATGCCTCCCCCTATCACATGAACAAGCAGATTTCACGCTATGAGGCGGTACGCGGGCGCATTGGCGAATGTGGTTTGCCGGTGGTCTATGTCAATCTGGTGGGCGGCCAGGATGAACTGGTATTCGATGGCGCCTCTTTCGTCATGGATGCGAACGGCAATCTGGTGCACCAGTTGCCCGCCTTCGAGGAAGCGCTGCGGCTGGTGGAATTTGAAAATGCCTTGCCACAGTTGGGTGAGATTGTTCCGGAGCATACTCTGGAAGAAAATATTTATCGCGCCCTGTGCCTCGGGGTCAGTGATTATGTCGGAAAGAATGGTTTCCCGGGCGTGCTGCTAGGGCTTTCCGGAGGGATTGATTCGGCACTGGTGCTGGTGATTGCCGTGGATGCCCTGGGGCCTGAGCGGGTGCGTGCGGTGATGATGCCCTCACAGTTCACTGCGGATATCAGTCTCCATGATGCGGAGGCCATGGCAGGCATCCTGGGCGTGCAATATAGTGAAATCTCCATCAAGCCGGTATTCGATGCGTTTCTCAGTAGTCTGGCCGATGAATTTGATGGCCTGCCTTTTGATACCGCAGAGGAAAATATTCAGGCACGCATTCGCGGTACTTTGTTGATGGCACTATCCAACAAGTTTGGGGCTATCGTGCTCACTACCGGCAATAAGAGCGAGATGGCCGTCGGTTATGCCACGCTTTATGGTGATATGGCTGGTGGTTTTGCGGTGCTGAAGGATGTGCCGAAGTTACTGGTGTATCGCCTGGCGCGTTACCGCAATCAGATCGGCCCCGCCATTCCGGAGCGTATTATTGTCCGTGCACCCTCGGCCGAGTTGCGCCAGAACCAGACCGATCAGGACAGCCTGCCGCCTTACGAAGTGCTGGATGTCATCCTTGAAGCCTATGTCGAGCACGATATGTGCCCCCATGACATCATTGCAATGGGGTTTGACGAGCATGACGTACGGCGCGTGATCAAGCTGATTGACTTGAGTGAATACAAGCGCCGGCAGGCACCTGTAGGCGTGCGCATTACGCCGCGCGGGTTCGGCAAGGACCGGCGATATCCCATAACTTCGAAATACCGTCCGTGGAAAGAATAA
- a CDS encoding cobalamin-binding protein produces the protein MLRLICAACLLLSTLPAWAQNVSAQDDRGETVSLLQPARRIISLAPHATELAFAAGAGGFIVGVTAFSDYPAVAKRIQPLGDSGKVDIERLLALKPDLVLAWQSGNHSGDLAQLERLGVRLFVTEPRHLQDIPRLLRAIGQLAGTDTEAARAAAGFEQRMSGLKNKFAARRQVSVFYQIWDAPLMTVNGEHLINDVIELCGGRNIFAGLTNLTPVVSMESVVSRDPEVIFASGGLYRNEQVWKNWRRFSSMRAVRKERMYFIHPDLIQRQTPRVLEGAERLCEQLDHAR, from the coding sequence ATGCTGCGCCTGATCTGCGCGGCCTGTTTGCTGTTGAGTACCCTGCCAGCATGGGCGCAGAATGTCTCTGCCCAGGATGACAGGGGTGAAACTGTCAGCCTTTTACAACCAGCACGACGGATTATCAGCCTGGCTCCTCATGCAACCGAATTGGCGTTCGCAGCGGGGGCGGGCGGTTTCATTGTCGGCGTGACGGCATTCAGCGATTATCCAGCAGTGGCAAAACGCATACAGCCACTGGGTGACTCGGGCAAAGTCGATATTGAACGTCTCCTTGCCCTGAAGCCCGATCTTGTGCTCGCGTGGCAAAGCGGCAATCACAGCGGAGACCTGGCTCAACTGGAGCGATTGGGTGTCAGGCTGTTCGTTACCGAACCCCGGCACTTGCAGGATATTCCCCGATTATTGCGCGCGATCGGCCAGCTCGCCGGGACCGATACCGAGGCAGCCCGGGCCGCAGCCGGATTCGAACAGCGAATGAGCGGCTTGAAGAATAAATTCGCTGCGCGCAGGCAGGTCAGCGTTTTTTACCAGATTTGGGATGCGCCGCTTATGACGGTGAACGGGGAGCACTTGATCAACGATGTCATCGAGCTTTGTGGTGGCCGGAACATCTTTGCGGGACTGACGAATCTGACGCCGGTCGTTTCAATGGAATCTGTGGTGAGCCGGGATCCGGAGGTGATTTTCGCTAGCGGCGGTTTGTACCGGAATGAGCAGGTGTGGAAAAACTGGCGGCGTTTTTCCAGCATGCGTGCTGTACGCAAGGAGCGTATGTATTTTATCCACCCCGACCTGATCCAGCGTCAGACCCCGCGAGTTCTGGAAGGCGCAGAGCGCCTGTGCGAACAGCTTGACCACGCTCGCTAG